One Ruficoccus amylovorans DNA window includes the following coding sequences:
- a CDS encoding ABC transporter permease subunit, with product MISFIIRRLLSVIPVLFGVSALVFYLMSLAPGDFLSEARARPDISAELIAQMERDYGLVDAKGEPTAWYVQYAFWLNNLSPLKFLGHESKTVRETVFAPVPPEKITPLAKRLTRTAEALRSPFESAPLPTLLHRTGDNGPQRLVAYRWQERVVTRTYTILDLRWGKPSLGQSWAYNIPVADLIAQRLPATFALSLCALAFAWVVAVPMGVLAAIRRNRLFDRLSSIFAYAALSIPEFFLAILMVFFAAKSGLFPTGGLSSLASSFMPLPARWADYAHHLILPTFVLGVGSIAGMMRIMRANFLDYMQSDFVTTARAKGVSERAIMFRHVLRNAINPLLTSLGFALAGLLSGAVLVEKVMNYPGLGLLVFEAFTRKDHAVVLAAVMMGCTMLMLGNLVADLLLAWSDPRIRLESGTGGIARKGQWKPAAALVAVVVAILAGISYIPWGDTGAMQALIAWVKWAGLTVLLLVAAFIIKVAWPTFVTIARQLVRRPVGLAAACVLGALYFGAAFAPFLATHRVSDLNLGQTFHPPTALTWDGGPAIRIYENIDPTAAKYEPVAGESIPLKIFGKGFEYELFGFIKTNRHLLLPDYAALEQKLGHEIDPAAYPVFLLGSDSTGRDIYSRLLFGSQISLTIGLIGIGITMTVGFLVGGLAGYFGGRFDFLAMRLVEFLMAIPGLYLLLALRSALAPHFESGQMFVVIIIILSLVGWAGTARVLRGMSLSIRSRQFILAAESMGQGTGKILLKHLLPNLASYLLVAATLSIPGYILGEAALSFLGLGIQEPSASWGLMLQQSQQDMKVFFLNFWWLLTPGAAIFITVIAFNLIGDTLRDIVDPRTRSQQ from the coding sequence ATGATCAGCTTCATCATCCGCCGCCTCCTGTCCGTCATCCCGGTGCTCTTCGGGGTCAGCGCGCTGGTCTTTTACCTGATGAGCCTCGCCCCCGGCGACTTCCTCAGCGAAGCCCGTGCCCGGCCCGATATTTCCGCCGAACTGATCGCCCAGATGGAGCGCGACTACGGGCTGGTCGATGCCAAAGGCGAGCCGACCGCCTGGTACGTGCAGTACGCGTTTTGGTTAAATAACCTCTCGCCCCTGAAATTCCTCGGCCACGAGAGCAAGACCGTGCGGGAAACGGTCTTCGCCCCGGTGCCGCCGGAAAAGATCACCCCGCTGGCGAAACGGCTCACACGCACGGCGGAGGCGCTGCGCTCGCCCTTCGAGAGCGCCCCCCTGCCCACCCTGCTCCACCGCACGGGCGACAACGGCCCGCAGCGGCTCGTCGCCTACCGTTGGCAGGAGCGAGTGGTCACGCGGACCTACACCATCCTTGACCTGCGCTGGGGCAAGCCGAGCCTCGGCCAGTCCTGGGCCTACAACATCCCGGTGGCGGACCTCATCGCCCAACGCCTGCCCGCCACCTTCGCGCTCTCGCTCTGCGCGCTGGCTTTCGCCTGGGTGGTGGCCGTGCCAATGGGCGTGCTGGCGGCGATCCGGCGCAACCGGCTCTTTGACCGGCTCAGCTCGATCTTCGCCTACGCGGCGCTGTCGATCCCCGAGTTTTTCCTCGCCATCCTGATGGTCTTCTTCGCGGCCAAGTCCGGGCTTTTCCCGACCGGGGGGCTGTCCTCACTGGCCAGCAGCTTCATGCCGCTGCCCGCCCGCTGGGCCGACTACGCCCACCACCTGATCCTGCCGACCTTCGTGCTCGGGGTCGGAAGCATCGCCGGGATGATGCGCATCATGCGCGCCAACTTCCTCGACTACATGCAGTCGGACTTTGTCACGACGGCGCGGGCCAAGGGCGTGTCCGAGCGGGCTATCATGTTCCGGCACGTCCTGCGCAACGCCATCAACCCGCTGCTGACCTCGCTCGGCTTCGCGCTGGCGGGTCTGCTCAGCGGCGCGGTGCTGGTGGAAAAGGTCATGAACTACCCCGGCCTGGGGCTGCTGGTGTTTGAAGCCTTTACCCGCAAGGACCACGCCGTGGTGCTGGCGGCGGTCATGATGGGCTGCACCATGCTCATGCTGGGCAACCTCGTGGCCGACCTGCTGCTGGCCTGGAGCGACCCGCGCATCCGGCTGGAGTCCGGCACCGGCGGCATCGCCCGCAAGGGCCAGTGGAAGCCCGCCGCCGCCCTCGTCGCCGTGGTTGTGGCCATCCTGGCCGGGATTTCCTACATCCCCTGGGGTGACACCGGGGCCATGCAGGCGCTCATCGCGTGGGTCAAGTGGGCCGGACTGACCGTCCTGTTGCTGGTCGCCGCCTTTATTATAAAAGTAGCCTGGCCGACCTTCGTCACCATCGCCCGGCAACTGGTGCGCCGCCCGGTCGGGCTGGCCGCCGCCTGCGTGCTGGGCGCGTTGTACTTCGGGGCGGCCTTCGCGCCGTTTCTGGCCACGCACCGCGTGTCCGACCTCAACCTCGGCCAGACCTTTCACCCGCCCACCGCCCTGACCTGGGACGGCGGCCCGGCGATCAGGATTTACGAGAACATCGACCCCACCGCCGCCAAGTACGAACCGGTCGCGGGGGAAAGCATCCCCCTGAAAATCTTCGGCAAGGGCTTCGAGTACGAGTTGTTCGGGTTCATCAAAACCAACCGCCACCTGCTGCTGCCCGACTACGCGGCACTGGAGCAAAAGCTCGGCCACGAGATCGACCCGGCGGCGTACCCGGTCTTTCTGCTGGGCAGCGACTCGACCGGCCGCGACATTTATTCGCGCTTGCTCTTCGGCTCGCAAATTTCGCTCACCATCGGCCTGATCGGTATCGGGATTACCATGACAGTCGGCTTCCTCGTGGGCGGACTGGCCGGGTACTTTGGCGGGCGCTTCGACTTTCTGGCCATGCGGCTGGTGGAGTTTCTCATGGCCATCCCCGGCCTCTACCTGCTGCTGGCGCTGCGTTCGGCGCTGGCCCCGCACTTCGAGTCCGGGCAGATGTTTGTGGTCATCATTATCATCCTCTCGCTCGTGGGCTGGGCCGGGACCGCCCGTGTCCTGCGCGGGATGAGCCTGTCCATCCGCTCGCGGCAATTCATCCTCGCCGCCGAGAGCATGGGCCAGGGAACCGGGAAAATCCTCTTAAAACACCTTCTGCCCAACCTCGCCAGCTACCTGCTGGTCGCCGCCACACTCTCCATCCCCGGCTACATTCTGGGCGAGGCCGCCTTGAGCTTTCTCGGGCTGGGCATTCAGGAGCCCTCCGCCTCGTGGGGGCTGATGCTCCAGCAGTCCCAGCAGGACATGAAAGTCTTCTTCCTCAACTTCTGGTGGCTGCTCACGCCGGGCGCAGCTATCTTCATAACCGTGATTGCCTTCAACCTCATCGGCGATACCCTGCGGGATATTGTTGATCCGCGCACGCGGTCCCAGCAGTAG
- a CDS encoding ABC transporter substrate-binding protein, translated as MFRSTLAGSIGLVAALLLASCGEPPKVERGQYPLPEGVETAQCEPGQYGGVFILTEVTEPKTFNFLVPSDAASSSAMGKFLVGLVGWDPVKTENIPALAESWEIGEDKKTYTFHLRRGISWSDGEPFSADDVIFTFDCIFAEERDPQTGQMRPRFPNRYIGQYTIGGERIRYRKIDQYTVEFYTPQLYSPFLNDIGFAPIIPKHKLYAAFKDGTLLEQWSTQTAIEHPEELVGLGPFKVFSYHPGERIVYEPNPHYWRADREGQRLPYIDFLVVKYMKDQNADVVLFATGQIDAAAISASDEAWVRKGEQAHDFTLYERGPTPQVSFFWFNLKPGTDKNGVPYVPPYKMAWFQDKRFRQAIMYAYNREGIARGVYFGRAAPLDSIISQGNPKWHNPDVPKYRYNPDKARELLREAGFDWNEAGELFGPGGHRVEIELLLYDSSPRMSEMATTLKENLAGIGIALRINYVDFAVVIQKIDNTYDYEMSAIGWGSSAGASDPSGSKALFASDGIYHIWNAEQETPATDWEARIDELVTAQERTFDEAERVKIFGEIQAILAEEVPLLYLVTPYSYSGIKNKWNNVVVPPSGSLVWNLDELWTEEAIDE; from the coding sequence GTGTTTCGCTCCACGCTGGCCGGGAGCATCGGCCTTGTCGCCGCCTTGTTACTCGCTTCCTGTGGCGAACCCCCGAAGGTCGAGCGCGGCCAGTATCCGCTGCCCGAGGGCGTGGAAACCGCCCAGTGTGAGCCGGGCCAGTACGGCGGGGTTTTCATTCTGACCGAGGTGACCGAGCCGAAGACGTTTAACTTCCTCGTCCCCAGCGACGCGGCCTCGTCCTCGGCCATGGGGAAGTTCCTCGTCGGGCTGGTCGGCTGGGACCCGGTCAAGACCGAGAATATCCCCGCTCTGGCCGAGTCGTGGGAAATCGGCGAGGACAAGAAGACCTACACCTTTCACCTGCGCCGGGGCATCTCGTGGAGCGATGGGGAGCCTTTCAGCGCCGACGACGTTATTTTCACCTTCGACTGCATCTTCGCCGAGGAGCGCGACCCGCAGACCGGCCAGATGCGCCCCCGCTTCCCCAACCGCTACATCGGCCAATACACCATCGGCGGCGAGCGCATCCGCTACCGCAAGATCGACCAGTACACGGTCGAATTCTACACCCCGCAGTTGTATTCGCCCTTTCTCAACGACATCGGCTTCGCCCCCATCATCCCCAAGCACAAGCTCTACGCCGCCTTCAAGGACGGCACCCTGCTGGAGCAGTGGTCCACCCAGACCGCCATCGAGCACCCGGAGGAACTGGTCGGGCTGGGGCCGTTCAAGGTCTTCTCCTACCACCCCGGCGAGCGCATCGTCTACGAGCCCAACCCGCACTACTGGCGGGCCGACCGCGAGGGCCAGCGTCTGCCCTACATCGACTTTCTCGTGGTCAAGTACATGAAGGACCAGAACGCCGACGTCGTGCTCTTCGCCACCGGGCAGATTGACGCCGCCGCGATTTCCGCCTCCGACGAGGCCTGGGTCCGCAAGGGCGAGCAGGCCCACGACTTCACGCTCTACGAGCGCGGCCCCACGCCGCAAGTCAGCTTTTTCTGGTTCAACTTGAAACCCGGCACGGACAAAAACGGCGTGCCCTACGTCCCCCCGTACAAGATGGCGTGGTTTCAGGACAAACGCTTCCGGCAGGCCATCATGTACGCCTACAACCGCGAAGGCATCGCCAGGGGCGTGTACTTCGGGCGAGCCGCGCCGCTGGACTCGATCATCTCGCAGGGCAACCCCAAGTGGCACAACCCCGATGTCCCCAAGTACCGTTACAACCCGGACAAGGCCCGCGAACTCCTGCGCGAGGCGGGTTTTGATTGGAACGAAGCGGGCGAGCTTTTCGGCCCCGGCGGACACCGGGTCGAGATCGAGCTGCTGCTCTACGACAGCAGCCCCCGCATGTCGGAAATGGCCACCACCCTGAAGGAAAACCTCGCCGGCATCGGCATCGCCCTGCGCATCAACTACGTGGACTTCGCCGTGGTTATCCAGAAGATCGACAACACCTACGACTACGAGATGAGCGCCATCGGCTGGGGCTCCAGCGCCGGGGCCTCCGACCCCTCGGGCAGCAAGGCCCTCTTCGCCAGCGACGGCATTTACCACATCTGGAACGCCGAGCAGGAAACCCCGGCTACCGACTGGGAGGCCCGCATTGACGAGTTGGTCACCGCGCAGGAGCGGACCTTTGACGAAGCCGAGCGGGTGAAGATTTTCGGGGAAATCCAGGCCATCCTGGCCGAAGAAGTCCCGCTGCTCTACCTGGTCACGCCGTACAGCTACAGCGGGATCAAGAACAAGTGGAACAACGTCGTCGTGCCGCCCTCCGGCAGCCTGGTCTGGAACCTCGACGAACTGTGGACCGAGGAGGCCATCGACGAATGA
- a CDS encoding YifB family Mg chelatase-like AAA ATPase: MLAVVTSGALVGVEAQPVQVEVNAGEFGEAGVYLVGLPDAAVKESKDRVSSALANSGFRMPPTRTTINLAPGHLRKEGPCYDLPIALGLLAATNQLRPETLEGYLIAGEMSLSGALRPVRGGLAFGLLARKQKLKGVLLPPESAEEAVLAEGVNVYPVNSLDEAVRFLEGEHAIAPMTPEASSFYRRPDSAHAVDFSEIKGQHQVRRAVEIAVAGFHALMMIGPPGSGKSMIAKRIPTIMPEPTLDEFLEILGIQSAAGISLYGEGRYFQRPFRSPHHTISDVGLLGGGTHPGPGEISLAHHGLLFLDELPEFKRSALEVLRQPLEDGVVTISRSAGKVTLPCSFMLVAAMNPCPCGYLSDPRRECRCSPTQIQRYRSRISGPLLDRIDLHVEAPAVSITEMRKSEPGESSAAIRERIVEARDRQRHRYADSPATTSNARMSHRQIRTHCSLSPAQGDLLQRAMEELQLSARAYDRILKVSRTIADLAGSDKIETPHLLEAIQYRSLDRNLFY; encoded by the coding sequence ATGCTAGCGGTCGTTACTTCTGGAGCTCTTGTGGGTGTGGAGGCCCAACCGGTGCAGGTGGAGGTCAATGCGGGGGAGTTCGGTGAAGCGGGCGTGTATCTCGTCGGGCTGCCCGATGCCGCTGTAAAAGAGTCCAAGGACCGCGTGTCCTCGGCGCTGGCCAACAGCGGGTTCCGCATGCCGCCGACCCGCACCACGATCAACCTCGCCCCCGGCCACCTGCGCAAGGAAGGACCGTGCTACGACCTCCCCATCGCACTCGGGCTGCTGGCGGCGACGAACCAGCTTCGTCCCGAGACGCTGGAGGGGTATTTGATCGCGGGCGAAATGAGCCTGTCGGGCGCGTTGCGTCCGGTGCGGGGCGGGTTGGCGTTCGGCCTGCTGGCCCGTAAACAAAAGCTCAAGGGCGTGCTGCTGCCGCCCGAGTCCGCCGAGGAAGCCGTGCTGGCCGAGGGCGTCAACGTGTACCCGGTCAACTCGCTGGACGAGGCAGTGCGCTTCCTCGAAGGCGAGCACGCCATCGCCCCGATGACGCCGGAGGCCAGTTCCTTTTACCGCCGTCCGGACAGCGCGCACGCGGTCGATTTTTCCGAAATCAAAGGCCAGCACCAGGTCCGCCGGGCGGTCGAAATCGCCGTGGCCGGATTTCACGCGCTCATGATGATCGGTCCGCCCGGTTCGGGGAAAAGCATGATCGCCAAGCGCATTCCCACCATCATGCCCGAGCCGACCCTGGACGAGTTTCTGGAAATTCTCGGCATCCAGTCCGCCGCCGGAATCAGCCTCTACGGCGAAGGGAGATATTTCCAGCGGCCCTTCCGCTCGCCTCACCACACGATCAGCGACGTGGGCCTGCTCGGCGGGGGCACCCACCCCGGGCCGGGGGAGATTTCGCTCGCCCACCACGGGCTGCTCTTTCTGGACGAGTTGCCGGAGTTCAAACGCTCGGCCCTCGAAGTCCTGCGCCAGCCGCTCGAAGACGGCGTGGTCACGATCTCGCGCAGCGCGGGTAAAGTCACCCTGCCGTGCTCGTTCATGCTGGTGGCCGCGATGAACCCCTGCCCCTGCGGCTACCTCTCCGATCCGCGTCGGGAGTGCCGCTGCTCGCCCACGCAGATCCAGCGTTACCGCAGCCGGATTTCCGGTCCACTGCTGGACCGGATCGACCTGCACGTCGAGGCCCCGGCGGTCTCCATCACCGAGATGCGCAAGAGCGAACCCGGCGAAAGCTCGGCCGCCATCCGCGAACGCATCGTCGAGGCTCGCGACCGCCAGCGTCACCGCTACGCCGACAGCCCCGCCACCACCAGCAACGCCCGCATGAGCCACCGGCAAATCCGTACCCACTGTTCGCTTTCCCCTGCACAGGGCGATCTCCTCCAGCGGGCCATGGAGGAGCTTCAGCTCTCGGCCCGCGCCTACGACCGCATCTTGAAAGTCTCGCGCACCATCGCCGACCTCGCCGGTTCGGACAAGATCGAGACGCCCCACCTCCTCGAAGCCATCCAGTACCGCAGCCTCGACCGGAATCTGTTTTATTAG
- a CDS encoding glutamate decarboxylase yields the protein MSLHAKHSISSEINDEVFASAGLSGSLPKFRFPKAETAARDAYQLVHDELLLDGNARQNLATFCQTWEEPEVHKLMDECIDKNMIDKDEYPQTAALEGRCVHMLADLWNSPHAANTVGCSTTGSSEAAMLGGMAMKWRWRAKRRAEGKSTDKPNMICGPVQVCWHKFARYWDIELREIPMEGDRLIMTPEEVIKRCDENTIGVVPTLGVTFTGQFEPVKDVCEALDKLQAETGLDIPVHVDGASGGFLAPFCAPELPWDFRLERVKSINASGHKFGLAPLGAGWIIWREKSDLPEDLVFNVNYLGGNMPTFALNFSRPGGQIVAQYYNFVRLGREGYAKIHHACYGSAQHFAREIEKLGPFEVIYDGEPGKGIPCVSWKIKDGEKPPFSLYDLADRLRVRGWQVPAYSMPPNREDLVIQRVLVRHGVSRDFINLLLEDFKQCLQYFKKHPVSSPVSAEEATGYHH from the coding sequence ATGTCATTACACGCCAAGCACTCGATCTCCTCTGAAATCAACGACGAAGTTTTCGCCTCGGCGGGGCTGTCCGGTTCGCTGCCGAAGTTCCGCTTCCCCAAGGCCGAGACCGCCGCGCGGGACGCCTACCAACTCGTTCACGACGAGCTCCTGCTCGACGGTAACGCCCGGCAGAACCTCGCCACCTTTTGCCAGACCTGGGAGGAGCCTGAAGTCCACAAGCTGATGGACGAGTGCATTGACAAGAACATGATCGACAAGGACGAGTACCCGCAGACTGCCGCCCTCGAAGGCCGCTGCGTCCACATGCTCGCCGACCTTTGGAACTCCCCCCACGCCGCCAACACCGTGGGCTGCTCGACCACCGGCTCAAGCGAGGCCGCCATGCTCGGCGGTATGGCGATGAAGTGGCGTTGGCGGGCCAAGCGCCGTGCCGAGGGCAAGAGCACGGACAAGCCCAACATGATTTGCGGGCCGGTGCAGGTGTGCTGGCACAAGTTTGCCCGCTACTGGGACATCGAACTGCGCGAAATCCCGATGGAGGGCGACCGCCTCATCATGACGCCGGAGGAGGTTATCAAGCGCTGCGACGAGAACACGATCGGTGTGGTGCCGACGCTCGGCGTGACCTTTACCGGGCAGTTTGAGCCGGTCAAGGATGTCTGCGAAGCCCTCGACAAGCTCCAGGCCGAGACGGGGCTGGACATCCCGGTTCACGTGGACGGGGCCAGCGGCGGCTTTCTCGCTCCTTTCTGCGCCCCGGAGCTGCCGTGGGACTTTCGTCTGGAGCGTGTGAAGTCGATCAACGCCTCGGGCCACAAATTCGGGCTGGCGCCGCTGGGCGCGGGCTGGATCATCTGGCGGGAAAAATCCGACCTGCCCGAAGACCTTGTATTCAATGTCAACTACCTGGGGGGCAATATGCCGACCTTCGCGCTGAACTTCTCCCGCCCCGGCGGGCAGATCGTGGCGCAGTATTACAACTTCGTCCGCCTCGGTCGCGAGGGCTACGCCAAGATCCACCATGCCTGCTACGGCTCGGCCCAGCACTTCGCCCGCGAGATCGAGAAACTCGGGCCGTTCGAGGTCATCTACGACGGAGAGCCGGGCAAGGGCATTCCCTGCGTGAGCTGGAAGATCAAGGACGGGGAAAAGCCCCCGTTCTCGCTCTACGACCTCGCCGACCGCCTGCGGGTGCGCGGCTGGCAGGTCCCGGCGTACTCCATGCCGCCCAACCGCGAAGACCTCGTCATCCAGCGCGTGCTCGTGCGCCACGGCGTCAGCCGGGACTTTATCAACCTGCTGCTGGAGGATTTCAAGCAGTGCCTGCAATACTTCAAGAAGCACCCGGTCAGCTCGCCCGTCTCCGCCGAAGAGGCAACCGGCTATCACCACTAG
- a CDS encoding quinone-dependent dihydroorotate dehydrogenase, whose amino-acid sequence MGDLYEHVVRPVLFKTDAESAHERSIGWLKLLMRVRPLANLMAAYNSPGKNRPVKCFGLTFPNPVGLAAGYDKNAVVWPVMPALGFGFVEIGTVTWHEQPGNQRPRIFRLIKDEAVINRMGFNNDGAQAVANRLARSGEFKRRKIPLGINIGKSKITSLEQAPEDYLNSYHALADFADYFTVNVSSPNTPQLRELQAKARLRDLLSTLLQADAERSRKLGVPRLPFLLKIAPDLTYRQVDDVLETVQDLGVAGVVATNTMVARPDGIDDGGETGGLSGRPIHTRSVQMVNYIYRSTGGKLPIVGVGGIMDAKSAGQMFDAGASLVQLYTGMVYRGPFFPRDIVRSLQWHNAEWV is encoded by the coding sequence ATGGGAGACCTGTACGAACACGTCGTCCGCCCCGTCCTTTTCAAGACAGATGCGGAAAGCGCCCACGAGCGTTCTATCGGCTGGCTGAAGCTGCTGATGCGCGTTCGGCCCTTGGCGAACCTGATGGCCGCCTACAACAGCCCCGGCAAAAACCGTCCGGTGAAGTGCTTCGGGCTGACCTTCCCGAACCCGGTCGGCCTGGCCGCTGGTTACGACAAAAATGCCGTGGTCTGGCCGGTTATGCCGGCGCTGGGCTTCGGTTTCGTGGAGATCGGCACCGTCACCTGGCACGAGCAGCCGGGTAACCAGCGGCCCCGGATTTTCCGCCTGATCAAGGACGAGGCTGTCATCAACCGGATGGGCTTCAACAACGACGGGGCTCAAGCCGTGGCCAACCGCCTGGCCCGCTCCGGCGAGTTCAAGCGCCGCAAGATCCCGCTGGGGATCAACATCGGCAAGAGCAAGATCACCAGCCTGGAGCAGGCCCCCGAGGACTACCTGAACTCCTACCACGCGCTGGCCGACTTCGCCGACTACTTTACCGTCAACGTCAGCAGCCCGAACACACCCCAATTGCGTGAACTTCAGGCCAAGGCCCGGCTGCGTGACCTGCTCTCGACTCTCCTGCAGGCCGACGCCGAGCGCTCCCGCAAGCTCGGGGTACCGCGCCTGCCGTTCCTGCTCAAGATCGCGCCCGATTTGACCTACCGGCAGGTGGACGACGTGCTGGAAACCGTGCAGGATCTCGGTGTGGCCGGGGTGGTTGCCACCAACACGATGGTGGCCCGGCCGGACGGCATCGACGATGGCGGCGAGACTGGCGGCCTCAGTGGGCGGCCGATTCACACCCGCTCGGTCCAGATGGTGAACTACATTTACCGCTCCACCGGGGGCAAGCTGCCCATCGTGGGCGTGGGCGGGATCATGGACGCCAAGAGCGCCGGGCAGATGTTCGACGCCGGGGCCAGTCTGGTCCAGCTTTACACCGGGATGGTCTATCGCGGGCCGTTTTTCCCGCGGGACATCGTACGCTCGCTCCAGTGGCATAATGCCGAGTGGGTCTAA
- the tsaE gene encoding tRNA (adenosine(37)-N6)-threonylcarbamoyltransferase complex ATPase subunit type 1 TsaE — MSGQAAFLHRLRMGVLTSGSDATRQLGQELADCLPDDTVLALHGNLGTGKTTFISGLATGLGITRPVTSPTYNIYNLYRGRRQLVHLDAYRLEQADEAEGLMLEDLLESPWLLAVEWPERFSPEWLRRAWRLHFSFEGENERLIRLESDSR, encoded by the coding sequence ATGAGCGGGCAAGCGGCATTTCTCCACCGGCTGCGCATGGGGGTGCTCACCTCCGGCAGCGACGCGACCCGCCAGCTTGGTCAGGAACTGGCCGATTGCCTGCCCGATGACACCGTTCTCGCCCTGCACGGCAACCTCGGCACCGGCAAAACCACCTTTATCAGCGGCCTGGCGACCGGACTAGGCATCACCCGCCCCGTCACCAGCCCGACCTACAACATTTACAACCTCTATCGGGGCCGGCGACAGCTCGTCCACCTCGACGCCTACCGGCTGGAGCAGGCCGACGAAGCCGAAGGCCTCATGCTGGAGGACTTGCTGGAATCCCCCTGGCTGCTCGCCGTCGAGTGGCCGGAACGCTTTTCACCCGAATGGCTGCGCCGGGCCTGGCGGCTACACTTCAGTTTCGAAGGCGAAAACGAGCGCCTGATCCGACTCGAAAGCGATTCCAGGTAG
- a CDS encoding thiamine-phosphate kinase: MTPFSHSLAQSVGSLNETTLISCIHNWLGRATPPPPAGIGDDCAVLPAVQGSPLLTIDPVVYGKHFDDSLPPEQVAAKLLKRNLSDIAAMGGRPHAAVLGLMLSANLSMTWLERFFEGLKVSSLTYKTHIVGGDICSAEGRTFAATLTLYGEASRPVQRLGGQPGDRVAVTGHLGGSLLGKHAAFIPRLTEGQWLAARPEVKAMMDLTDGLAKDLPAMLPPQACARLDTASVPLDEAAGRMAERSGQSPLYHACCDGEDYELLVILDGQADLSPLLEAWSRDFDLPLTLIGKFADASPETDGHLTDAANGNILFPRGGYQHLSGQ; this comes from the coding sequence ATGACTCCTTTCTCTCATAGTCTGGCCCAAAGTGTCGGCAGCCTGAACGAAACCACCCTCATCAGTTGCATCCACAACTGGCTCGGGCGGGCCACTCCCCCGCCGCCGGCGGGCATAGGCGACGATTGCGCCGTGCTTCCCGCCGTGCAGGGCTCTCCACTGCTGACCATCGACCCGGTGGTCTATGGCAAACACTTCGACGACTCCCTCCCGCCCGAGCAGGTCGCCGCCAAGCTGCTCAAGCGCAACCTCTCCGACATTGCCGCCATGGGCGGGCGTCCGCACGCCGCCGTGCTCGGCCTCATGCTCTCCGCCAACCTCTCCATGACCTGGCTGGAGCGCTTTTTCGAGGGCCTGAAAGTCTCCAGTCTGACCTATAAAACGCACATCGTGGGCGGCGATATCTGCTCAGCCGAAGGACGCACCTTCGCGGCCACGCTCACCCTCTACGGCGAGGCTTCCCGCCCGGTGCAGCGCCTCGGCGGGCAGCCCGGCGACCGGGTCGCGGTCACAGGGCATCTCGGCGGTAGCCTGCTGGGTAAGCACGCCGCCTTCATCCCCCGCCTGACCGAGGGCCAATGGCTGGCCGCCCGCCCCGAAGTCAAGGCCATGATGGACCTGACGGACGGCCTGGCCAAGGATCTCCCGGCTATGCTTCCGCCTCAGGCCTGCGCCCGTCTCGACACCGCATCGGTCCCGCTCGACGAAGCCGCCGGTCGCATGGCCGAACGCTCCGGGCAAAGCCCGCTTTACCACGCCTGCTGCGACGGCGAGGACTACGAACTGCTCGTCATCCTCGACGGCCAGGCCGACCTTTCCCCCCTCCTTGAAGCCTGGAGCCGCGATTTTGACCTGCCTCTAACCCTGATCGGCAAGTTCGCCGACGCCAGCCCCGAAACCGACGGCCATCTCACCGACGCCGCCAACGGAAATATCCTCTTCCCCCGCGGTGGTTATCAGCACTTGAGCGGACAATGA
- a CDS encoding CPBP family intramembrane glutamic endopeptidase, giving the protein MLTPELIASTYTLLLLLAGCVCLVQDIQQQRRYKDFALEPWKARLFDFAAFFVGMFALQMVGQSVAQLIIEAVSPDAAHWPYRTVAQFMGAQLGVLVLYAFVLRTYAAQGLSLNPAKLSPLAGLKAGAFFFLAALPLMTFTSLGWQSLLGWLRKQGWGIETPHQPLVEQLTALKGWEEWALVVLMAGIVAPVVEELVFRGALYRFLKGRLHPLLALTGSSFFFALMHLNLLQFVPLFLLAMLLGRAYERTGSILVPICFHACFNLNTLLLISIAPQIVQTSPA; this is encoded by the coding sequence ATGCTGACGCCCGAGCTCATAGCCAGCACCTACACCCTGCTCCTGCTGCTGGCCGGATGCGTGTGTCTGGTGCAGGATATCCAGCAGCAGCGCCGCTATAAGGACTTCGCGCTAGAGCCGTGGAAGGCCCGTCTGTTCGATTTTGCAGCGTTTTTCGTCGGCATGTTCGCGCTTCAGATGGTCGGCCAGAGTGTAGCTCAACTGATCATCGAAGCTGTCTCCCCCGACGCCGCCCACTGGCCCTATCGCACCGTGGCCCAGTTCATGGGTGCGCAACTCGGCGTGCTGGTCCTCTACGCCTTCGTCCTGCGCACCTATGCCGCCCAGGGGCTTTCGCTCAACCCCGCCAAGCTCTCCCCGCTGGCCGGGTTGAAGGCTGGAGCGTTCTTTTTCCTGGCTGCACTGCCGCTGATGACGTTCACCAGCCTGGGATGGCAATCCCTGCTCGGCTGGCTGCGCAAACAGGGCTGGGGCATCGAGACGCCCCACCAGCCGCTGGTCGAGCAGTTGACCGCGCTCAAAGGCTGGGAAGAATGGGCGCTGGTCGTGCTCATGGCCGGGATCGTTGCCCCCGTGGTCGAGGAACTGGTCTTCCGCGGGGCGCTGTACCGCTTCCTCAAAGGCCGGCTTCACCCGTTGCTGGCATTGACAGGCAGCTCGTTCTTCTTTGCCTTGATGCATCTTAACCTGCTCCAGTTTGTGCCGTTGTTTCTACTGGCCATGCTGCTGGGCCGCGCCTACGAACGCACCGGCTCTATCCTGGTCCCCATTTGCTTCCACGCCTGTTTTAACCTGAACACGCTTCTGCTCATCTCGATCGCTCCCCAAATCGTACAAACCTCTCCGGCATGA